One segment of bacterium DNA contains the following:
- a CDS encoding nucleotidyltransferase family protein has translation MGKPDVKEYEIQLKEDSSLSLRETSEYFERRGTLQKTLVDLASRLEDAGVDYAVVGALAMREHGFVRATVDIDLLMRPEGLERFQKEFVGHGFRPAFSGANTSFRSTDTGVRIDILTTGDFPGDGKPKRVSFPEPASASILRDGIRYLKLEILVELKLASGISAPHRLRDLADVQDLIREANLPLELTASLDESVRDTYRDLWQKAQTIDPLQGK, from the coding sequence ATGGGCAAGCCAGACGTCAAAGAGTATGAGATTCAACTGAAGGAGGATTCCTCTCTCAGCCTTCGCGAAACGAGCGAGTATTTCGAGCGGAGGGGAACACTGCAGAAAACCTTAGTAGATCTGGCATCACGCCTGGAAGATGCCGGAGTCGATTATGCAGTGGTGGGCGCTCTTGCGATGCGGGAACATGGCTTTGTTCGAGCTACCGTTGATATTGATCTGTTAATGCGTCCGGAAGGTCTGGAGAGATTTCAAAAAGAATTTGTCGGACACGGTTTTCGTCCTGCATTTTCCGGAGCAAACACATCTTTTCGCTCAACAGATACTGGTGTACGAATCGATATTCTTACTACTGGAGATTTTCCCGGAGATGGCAAACCAAAACGTGTCTCGTTTCCCGAACCTGCAAGCGCTTCGATTCTGCGAGATGGGATCCGTTACCTGAAACTTGAAATACTGGTTGAGCTGAAACTCGCCTCAGGCATTTCCGCGCCACATCGGCTACGCGACCTTGCCGATGTTCAGGATCTGATCAGAGAAGCAAATCTTCCGCTCGAATTGACCGCAAGTCTGGATGAAAGTGTCCGCGATACCTACCGTGATCTCTGGCAAAAAGCTCAGACCATCGATCCTCTTCAGGGAAAGTAG
- a CDS encoding PQQ-binding-like beta-propeller repeat protein has translation MERPSYEESIRVIRERGVDVARGFLRERGMTFREPRDEREIEKIRDDIERLKAEEDNVGAASCLMQCHKIMEQHPVGSEAPLLCREVYGIVNQQYSDDQYSESALRHFQLAAALNPRDNYALGNVLDVCFYGEERRMDVALHYMVVRAHIGGGDEVDYVLKQIQESELRISEPATPEIQKEGPAAEPIYTMAGGNMQRTGSVATNLVPPLELVWTFKAGWVAGSPVIAGSILVIGDKQGMIHGLDWKNGQKKWERKLNAEVYGTPAILGSRVFLGDSTHALCLDLHTGEEIWSTMAREKKGLEASFSMMGCILCFKDRVLFADSEIALYDADTGRLVHSERTASDPDTHLGACSDGSYVYFPSGRSIVRLDPTVGKVQSVFGAAEGFFTGKIIAGPMIAENLIVYGTNISTIEARSLSNLKPLWSFQAEGSREFVQCRPAYANGRLFFGSAEGDFYAVDKNTGKMIWKQKLAGPVESSPLVCGNVVYIPANGFFALDVADGKILWKEEFKMQISCSPAVADDLVFFGFNQLYAYRGKIISAATPSSPGKPWWKIW, from the coding sequence ATGGAAAGACCGTCGTATGAAGAAAGTATTCGGGTGATCCGGGAGCGGGGTGTGGATGTGGCCCGAGGATTCTTGAGGGAACGGGGTATGACTTTCCGTGAACCGCGCGACGAAAGGGAAATCGAAAAGATACGGGACGACATAGAGCGACTCAAAGCGGAAGAGGATAATGTCGGCGCCGCTTCCTGCTTGATGCAATGCCACAAAATCATGGAGCAGCATCCGGTAGGATCAGAGGCTCCTTTGCTGTGCCGGGAAGTTTACGGCATAGTCAATCAGCAATATTCAGACGATCAGTATTCGGAATCCGCACTTCGGCATTTCCAGCTGGCGGCTGCTTTAAATCCTCGAGATAACTATGCGCTGGGAAATGTGCTGGATGTTTGCTTTTATGGTGAGGAGCGGCGAATGGATGTTGCCTTGCACTATATGGTAGTTCGTGCACACATCGGTGGAGGCGATGAAGTGGATTATGTGCTTAAGCAGATTCAGGAATCAGAGTTGCGGATTTCTGAGCCGGCAACACCGGAGATACAGAAAGAAGGGCCTGCTGCCGAGCCGATCTACACAATGGCTGGTGGAAACATGCAGAGAACCGGCAGTGTTGCAACCAATCTCGTTCCGCCGTTGGAACTAGTTTGGACGTTTAAGGCAGGTTGGGTCGCCGGGAGTCCTGTGATCGCAGGTTCGATCCTGGTTATCGGAGATAAACAGGGGATGATTCACGGACTGGATTGGAAAAACGGTCAAAAAAAGTGGGAACGAAAGCTAAACGCGGAAGTTTACGGCACGCCTGCCATACTGGGGAGTCGGGTTTTTTTAGGTGATTCAACACATGCGTTGTGTCTGGACCTACATACAGGGGAGGAAATTTGGAGCACGATGGCTAGAGAAAAAAAAGGATTGGAAGCCAGTTTCTCCATGATGGGTTGCATCCTCTGTTTCAAGGATCGCGTGCTTTTTGCGGATTCAGAAATCGCATTGTATGATGCCGACACAGGTCGCCTGGTTCACAGCGAGAGGACCGCTAGCGATCCAGATACACATCTGGGTGCCTGCAGCGACGGTTCCTACGTGTATTTTCCAAGCGGCCGTTCCATCGTGCGATTGGATCCGACTGTTGGAAAAGTCCAAAGCGTCTTTGGAGCTGCCGAAGGTTTTTTCACAGGAAAAATCATCGCAGGGCCAATGATTGCAGAAAACCTTATAGTATACGGAACAAATATTTCTACGATTGAAGCACGTTCTCTTTCCAATCTGAAACCCTTGTGGTCCTTTCAAGCCGAAGGAAGTCGTGAATTTGTACAGTGCAGGCCTGCGTACGCCAACGGCCGATTGTTTTTCGGAAGCGCTGAAGGTGATTTTTACGCAGTAGATAAAAATACAGGAAAAATGATCTGGAAACAGAAGCTCGCTGGACCGGTCGAAAGCTCACCGCTCGTTTGTGGAAACGTTGTCTACATTCCGGCGAACGGTTTTTTTGCGCTGGATGTGGCGGACGGCAAAATCCTGTGGAAAGAAGAGTTTAAGATGCAAATCTCTTGCTCTCCTGCCGTTGCCGATGACCTTGTCTTCTTTGGATTCAACCAGCTTTACGCGTACAGAGGAAAAATAATCTCTGCCGCAACACCTTCTTCGCCAGGTAAACCCTGGTGGAAGATATGGTGA